In Micromonospora cremea, the genomic window GACCCGCCGCCGGGTGCTCGACGTGAACGCGCTCGGCGCGATGAACGGCACCCTCGCCGCACTCGCGGTGATGCGCGGGCAGGGGCACGGCCACGTGCTGAACGTCGTCTCGCTGGCCGGGCTGGTCGCCGCACCCGGCGAGACGGTGTACGCGGCCAGCAAACACGCGCTGCTGGCGTTCAGCCTCGGCACCCTGTCCGACCTGCGGATGGCCGGATATCGGCGGGTACACGTCTCCTGCCTCTGCCCGGACGGCATCTGGACCCCGATGCTGCACGACCGGCTGGACGACCCCGGGGCGCTGGCGTCGTTCACCGGGTCCATGCTGACCCCGCAGCGGGTGGCCGCCCGGGCGGCACGACTGGCCCGCCGGCCACGCCCGGTGGTCAGCCTGCCCCGCTGGCGGGGCGCCCAGGTCCGGCTGCTGGACGCCCTGCCTCGGCTGGCCATCGGGCTGACCCCGCTGGTCCGGGCCGTCGGCCGGGCCGGGCAGCGCCGCCAACTCCGCCGGGTCACGTCGGCGGACCCGCGCTGACCTCCTCAGAACCGCTTGCTACCTTGCCGGCGTGACTCATCTCGACCGGTGCGACGAGGCCAGCCGGACCTGGGTGACCGAGGCGATCGCCGCCGTCGAGGCGGACGCGAACCGCTCGGCCGACACCCACCTGCTGCCGTTCCCGCTGCCCCGGGAGTGGGGGATCGACCTCTACCTCAAGGACGAGTCGGTGCACCCGACCGGCTCACTGAAGCACCGGCTGGCCCGCTCGCTCTTCCTCTACGGGCTCTGCAACGGCTGGATCGGGCCGCGCACCACGATCGTCGAGGCGTCCTCCGGCTCCACGGCGGTCTCCGAGGCGTACTTCGCCCGGATGCTCGGGTTGCCGTTCATCGCGGTGATGCCCGCCTCCACCTCGCCGGAGAAGATTGCGCAGATCGAGTTCCAGGGCGGCCGGTGCCACCTGGTGGACGACCCGGCGAGCGTGGTGGTCGAGGCCCGCTGGCTGGCAGAGGACTCCGGCGGCCACTTCATGGACCAGTTCACCTACGCCGAGCGGGCCACCGACTGGCGGGGCAACAACAACATCGCCGAGTCGATCTACGCGCAGCTGAAACTGGAGCGGCACCCGATCCCGGCCTGGGTCGTGGTGGGCGCCGGCACCGGGGGAACCAGCGCGACCATCGGCCGATACGTCCGGTACCGCCGCCTGGCCACCAAGCTCTGTGTGGTGGACCCGGAGAACTCCGCGTTCTACCCGGCCTGGCTGGCCGCCGACTGGTCCGTGCGCACCGGAAAGGGATCCCGGATCGAGGGGATCGGCCGCCCCACCGTGGAGGCGTCCTTCCTGCCCGCGGTGGTGGACCGGATGGTCCAGGTGCCGGACGCGGCGTCGCTGGCCGCCATGCGGGCCGGCTCGGCGGTGCTTGGCCGCCGGGTGGGTGGCTCCACCGGCACCAACCTGTGGGGGGCCTTCGGCCTGATCGCCGGAATGCTCGCCGAGGGTCGGACCGGCTCCGTGGTCACCCTGATCTGCGACGCCGGCGACCGGTACGCGGACACCTACTACTCCGACGACTGGGTGGCCGCGCAGGGCCACGACCTGACACCGCACGCGGCCACCATCGACCGCTTCCTGACCAGCGGCGCCTGGCCCGCCTGAACCCGGCCGAGCCGGGTCGGCGCACTCAGCGTGGGTCGATCCGTTCGGCCAGCCCGGGGTAGCGCACCACGTAGCCGTCGGCGTCCAGATCGATGTCGGCGGTGAAGGTGCCGCTGGCGAACCGCACCCGGCCGGGCCCGAGCCCGGTGTAGATCTGCTCGGCCGGCACCACCTCCAGACCCGGCAGCAGGACCCACGCCGCGGTGATCCGGTGCGGCAGGTCGGCCGGCTGGGCGGCGAGCCCGAGCCGGTGGACCGGGAGGGTGTTGAACAGCGGCGACCCGCTCAGGTCCACGTCGAGCGCGTCGGCCAGCCGGTCCGGGTCGTCGGTGCCCGGCAGGCCGGACCGGGGATGACCGGCCGCGACGAGTGCCGCGTCCAGGTTGCCCTGCTCGGCGGTGGTCACCCGCCACCGGCCCGCGGCCCGCTCCAACGTGACCCTGCGCAGCCAGCCCGGCCCCTCCGCCTCGACCTCGACCCGGCTGGTGCTCCAGTCCGGGGCGGTCGTCAGCTGGTAGCGGGCGGTCCACGGGATCGGGTCCACGGCGAGCAGGGTGCCTCGGGCCGCCAACCCGTGGCCGTCGTCGAACAGGACGTGCTCACTGCCGGCGGTGTCCGTCCGGGACCAGAAGATCGACTTCGGCATGGTCGGCATGAGCCGGACGTTACGCGACCGAGCCGACATCGGCAGGGCATGCGCGAACGCCGCCGCGAAGCGTGGGCTCCGCGGCGGCGTTCGGTGGATCAGACGATCAGTGGGTACGGGCCGGCGGTCGCCCGCCGAAGCCACGCCGGTCGTCGCGCTGCCGGTCGTCGCGCTGCCGGTCACCCTGACCGCGGCCCTCGGCGCGGAAACCACCCCGAGCGTCCCGGTCCGTGAAGCGCCGCTCCCCGGCCGGTCGGTCCCCGAACCGGCGCTCGTCGGCGGGCCGGTCGCCCTGCTGCCGGTCGCCCTGCGGGCGGTCGCCGTAGCGCCGCTCGCCGGTCGGGCGGTCGCCACGGCCGTCCCGGTCGCCGAACTGCGGCCGGTCGCCGAAACGGCGCTCGCCCTGCGGCCGGTCGCCGTAACCCCGGGTGTCCCGATCGGCGTACCGGCGCTCGCCGGTCGGCCGGTCACCGTACTGCCGGTCGCCCTGCGGCCGGTCACCGTACTGCCGGTCACCCTGCGGGCGGTCGCCGTAGCGCCGCTCGCCGGTCGGCCGGTCGCTGTACTGCCGGTCGCCGTAGCGCCGCTCGCCCTGCGGACGATCGCCGTACTGCCGGTCACCCTGCGGGCGGTCGCCGTAGCGCCGCTCGCCGGTCGGCCGGTCGCCGTAGCGGCGCTCGCCCTGCGGACGATCGCCGTAGCGGCGCTCACCCTGGGGGCGGTCGCCGTAGCGGCGCTCGCCCTGCGGCCGGTCGCCGAACCGACGCGCGCCGCCGGACCGGTCACCGTAGCCCCGGGGCTCCGCCTCCACGCGGACCGGAACGCCACTGGGCTCGCGGGCACCGATCAGCTCGGCCAGCGCCGGGTCCCCGAGGCGGACCCGGCTCTCGGCCGGCGCGACGCCGGCCTTCTCCATCATCGCCAGGGTGGTACGGCGCTGCTTGGGCAGCACCAGCGTGGCGACCGCGCCCGACTCGCCGGCACGGGCGGTGCGCCCGGCGCGGTGCAGGTAGTCCTTGGGGTCCTTTGGCGGGTCGACGTGCAGCACCAGGGTGACCCCGTCGACGTGGATGCCCCGGGCCGCCACGTCGGTGGCGACCAGGACGTTCATCCGGCCCTCGCGGAACTCGGCCAGCGTCTTGGTGCGCATCCGCTGGGTCTTGCCGCCGTGCAGGCCACCGGCCCGTACGCCGACGGCGGCGAGCTGCTCGACCAGCCGGTCGACGCCGAGCTGGGTCCGGGCGAAGACCATGGTCCGGCCGTCCCGGGCGGCGATCGAGGCCGTCACCGGGAACTTCTCGTGCGGTGGGATCAACAGCATGTGGTGATCCATGGTGGACACCGAGGCGGTGGACGGCGCGGTGGAATGGGTCACCGGATCGGTCATGAAGCGCCGGACCAGCGTGTCGACGTCACCGTCCAGGGTGGCCGAGAAGAGCAGCCGCTGACCGTTCGCGGGCGTCTTCGCCAGCAGTTCGGTCACCTCGGGCAGGAAGCCCATGTCGGCCATCTGGTCGGCCTCGTCGAGCACCGTCACCTCGACGTCGTCGAGCTGGCAGATGCCCCGCTCGATCAGGTCGCCGAGCCGGCCCGGGGTCGCGACGATGATCTCCACGCCGCGCCGCAGCGCGTCGATCTGACGGTCGTACGGCACCCCGCCGACGGCGGTCTTCAGGAACACGTTGATCGCCTTGCCCAGCGGCAGCAGGGCGTCGTTGACCTGCATGGCCAACTCCCGGGTCGGGACCAGGACCAGGGCGCGCGGACGCATCGGCCGGGCCGGCTGGCCGGCGGCGACCCGGGCCAGCAGCGGCAGGCCGAACGCGAGCGTCTTGCCCGAGCCGGTCTGCCCACGGCCGAGCACGTCCCGGCCGGCGAGCGCGTCCGGCACGGTGGCCCGCTGAATCTCGAACGGAGTGGTGATGCCCTGCCGCGCCAGCGCGCGGACCAGCGGCTCGGGCAGGCCGAGCGCGGCGAAGTCGACGGGCTCGGCTACCTCGGCCGGGGCGGCGTCGGGCGTCTCCAGGGTGGCGTCGGCCACCGCCGGGGCGGAATCGAAAACGGACGGAACGATGCTGTGGTCAGCAGAGGTGGTCAACAAATGCCTTTCGAGCGGGGCGCATCTTCGCGATGGCCTGCCGCGGCTGTGCCGCCGGATCGCCCGCAAGATCGCCCATGGGCGCGCATCACGCGCGCCGGGTCAGTGATCTCTACTAGTGTACGGCGGTCCGGCGGAGCCGCCAGCCGGTTGCCCAACCGTAGTGGGCGGACTCACCATCGCCCGATCGCCGACTCAGCCGCTGAGCACGTTGCCCACCAGACCGTCCAGGGCGTTGTTGGCGAGTAGGACGACCAGCACGCTGATCGCCACCAGCAGCCCCAGCGCGGCGGCCAGGACGATCACCACCCGGGCGGTGCTGGAAGACCGCTCGGCCGGGGTGTCCGTCCAGCCCTGGGCCAGGATGTGCCCGGTCAGCGAGCCGGAATTCTCCACGGCGCTGGCCGGCAACGCGATCGTGGTGTAGCCGGGCCCCTCCCCGCTGCCGTAGACGGTGCCGGCCAGATCGGGGCCGCCGTCGTACCGCCCGCTGCGAGCGGCGGCCGAGCCGCGCCCGGCCGGTCCGGCCGCCGGGTTGGCGGGCGGCGAGGTCTCCCGGGAGCCGCGGGTGTCGTTTCCGCCCGACGGGGCAGCGCCCGCGGTGGACCGCGGCCAGCTGGGCAGCGCCGGTGCGGGCACCACCGGCGGGGCCGAGACGGGCGCCGCAGTCCACCCGCCGCCGCTCTGGGTGGGCTGCGCGGCAACCGGTGGGGACGACCAACCGGCCGACGACGTGGAGGCCCGCACGCCCGGGCCGGACGACGAGCCGTGGAGCGGCGCGGAGCCGCGCTCGGCGGAATCGGCGGGCGACGCG contains:
- a CDS encoding SDR family NAD(P)-dependent oxidoreductase, coding for MTSPERGAAVVTGAAGGLGRAVAAALHADGWSVLLTDVDPAAVAVAAAPLGGWSAALDVRDEDACAEIAATAASRGGLGLWVNNAGILVTGPSWEHDGPTRRRVLDVNALGAMNGTLAALAVMRGQGHGHVLNVVSLAGLVAAPGETVYAASKHALLAFSLGTLSDLRMAGYRRVHVSCLCPDGIWTPMLHDRLDDPGALASFTGSMLTPQRVAARAARLARRPRPVVSLPRWRGAQVRLLDALPRLAIGLTPLVRAVGRAGQRRQLRRVTSADPR
- a CDS encoding PLP-dependent cysteine synthase family protein, whose product is MTHLDRCDEASRTWVTEAIAAVEADANRSADTHLLPFPLPREWGIDLYLKDESVHPTGSLKHRLARSLFLYGLCNGWIGPRTTIVEASSGSTAVSEAYFARMLGLPFIAVMPASTSPEKIAQIEFQGGRCHLVDDPASVVVEARWLAEDSGGHFMDQFTYAERATDWRGNNNIAESIYAQLKLERHPIPAWVVVGAGTGGTSATIGRYVRYRRLATKLCVVDPENSAFYPAWLAADWSVRTGKGSRIEGIGRPTVEASFLPAVVDRMVQVPDAASLAAMRAGSAVLGRRVGGSTGTNLWGAFGLIAGMLAEGRTGSVVTLICDAGDRYADTYYSDDWVAAQGHDLTPHAATIDRFLTSGAWPA
- a CDS encoding putative glycolipid-binding domain-containing protein — protein: MPKSIFWSRTDTAGSEHVLFDDGHGLAARGTLLAVDPIPWTARYQLTTAPDWSTSRVEVEAEGPGWLRRVTLERAAGRWRVTTAEQGNLDAALVAAGHPRSGLPGTDDPDRLADALDVDLSGSPLFNTLPVHRLGLAAQPADLPHRITAAWVLLPGLEVVPAEQIYTGLGPGRVRFASGTFTADIDLDADGYVVRYPGLAERIDPR
- a CDS encoding DEAD/DEAH box helicase, which gives rise to MTTSADHSIVPSVFDSAPAVADATLETPDAAPAEVAEPVDFAALGLPEPLVRALARQGITTPFEIQRATVPDALAGRDVLGRGQTGSGKTLAFGLPLLARVAAGQPARPMRPRALVLVPTRELAMQVNDALLPLGKAINVFLKTAVGGVPYDRQIDALRRGVEIIVATPGRLGDLIERGICQLDDVEVTVLDEADQMADMGFLPEVTELLAKTPANGQRLLFSATLDGDVDTLVRRFMTDPVTHSTAPSTASVSTMDHHMLLIPPHEKFPVTASIAARDGRTMVFARTQLGVDRLVEQLAAVGVRAGGLHGGKTQRMRTKTLAEFREGRMNVLVATDVAARGIHVDGVTLVLHVDPPKDPKDYLHRAGRTARAGESGAVATLVLPKQRRTTLAMMEKAGVAPAESRVRLGDPALAELIGAREPSGVPVRVEAEPRGYGDRSGGARRFGDRPQGERRYGDRPQGERRYGDRPQGERRYGDRPTGERRYGDRPQGDRQYGDRPQGERRYGDRQYSDRPTGERRYGDRPQGDRQYGDRPQGDRQYGDRPTGERRYADRDTRGYGDRPQGERRFGDRPQFGDRDGRGDRPTGERRYGDRPQGDRQQGDRPADERRFGDRPAGERRFTDRDARGGFRAEGRGQGDRQRDDRQRDDRRGFGGRPPARTH